In a single window of the Jaculus jaculus isolate mJacJac1 chromosome 9, mJacJac1.mat.Y.cur, whole genome shotgun sequence genome:
- the Unc13d gene encoding protein unc-13 homolog D translates to MATHFSHPQRRPPLLRQAIKIRRRRAKDLQDPPPQTTQEVEPPSHHFSPEERNLLYEEALYTVLHRLGQPEPNHVKEASELLRYLREAFQVQPAEHQQLLQHVRELEKPVFCLKATVKQAKGILGKDVSGFSDPYCLLGIEQGVGMPEGSPVSRRRQKAVVRHTIPEEQTHRTQVISQTLNPVWDETFILEFEDITNASFHLDMWDLDTVESVRQKLGELTDLHGLRRIFKEARKDKGQDDFLGNVVLRLQDLHCREDQWYPLEPCTETYPDRGQCHLQFQFIHKRRATVASRSQPSYTVHLHLLQQLVSHEVTQHQAGNTSWDASLSPQATTILFLHATQKDLSDFHQSMAQWLAYSRLYQSLEFPSNCLLHPITSMEYQWIRGRLKAEQQEELASSFTSLLAYGLSLIRKFRSVFPLSVSDSPARLQSLLRVLVQMCKMKAFRELCPDNDPLPQLVSEALRAGTVEWFHLKQQQHQSVVQGMLEAGKALLSLVQDVMGDLHQCRRTWNKIFHNVLKIDLFSMAFQELQWLVAKRVQGHTEAVGSSMSPEMGESLFQLYVCLKEFCQLGPVSSDSDGVMALDGFHLWFQPAIPSWLQKTYSVALERVQRAVQMDSLVPLGELTKHSTSAVDLSTCFAQISHTARQLDWPDPEVAFMITVKFVEDTCRLALVYCSLIKARARELSKGQKDQSQAANMLCVVVNDMEQLRLVIGKLPTQLAWEALEQRVGAVLEQGQLHNTLHAQLQGALAGLNHEIRTGVRTLAEQLEVGIATRIQKLMGVKESVLPEDAIVPLLKFLEVKLCYMNTNLVQENFSSLLTLLWTHTLKVLAEAAVSQRSSSLASSRLKVALQNLEICFHAEGCGLPPEALHTATFKALQKDLELQAASSRELIQKYFRSRIQQQAETSSEQLGAVTIKASYRASEQKLRVELLSASSLLPLDSNGSSDPFVQLTLEPRHEFPELAPRETQKHKKDLHPLFDETFEFLVPAEPCRKDGACLLLTVLDHDTLGADDLEGEAFLPLCRVPGLTDCEEPGEVPQIRLPLTYPVLIGDPILQLLESRKGDREAQAFVKLRRQRAKQAFQHTPRPRQ, encoded by the exons ATGGCGACACACTTCTCCCATCCCCAGCGGCGCCCTCCACTTCTGCGCCAGGCCATCAAGATAAGGCGCCGCAGGGCCAAAGACCTGCAGGATCCCCCGCCCCAAACCACCCAGGAG GTCGAGCCTCCATCCCACCACTTCTCCCCTGAGGAG CGGAACCTGCTATATGAGGAAGCCCTCTATACGGTCCTGCACCGCCTGGGTCAGCCAGAGCCCAACCATGTGAAGGAGGCCTCAGAGCTCCTTCGATACCTGCGGGAG GCTTTCCAGGTTCAGCCAGCAGAGCACCAGCAACTACTGCAGCATGTCCGGGAGCTCGAG AAGCCAGTATTTTGTCTGAAGGCAACAGTGAAACAGGCCAAAGGCATTCTGGGCAAGGATGTCAGTG GGTTCAGTGATCCCTACTGCCTGCTGGGCATCGAGCAGGGGGTGGGCATGCCAGAAGGCAGCCCCGTGTCCCGACGTCGGCAGAAGGCTGTCGTGAGACACACCATCCCTGAGGAGCAGACTCACCGCACCCAGGTCATCAGCCAGACGCTTAATCCTGTCTGGGATGAGACCTTTATCTT GGAGTTTGAAGATATCACCAATGCCAGCTTTCACTTAGACATGTG GGACCTGGACACCGTGGAGTCTGTTAGACAGAAGCTTGGGGAACTCACAGATCTGCATGGGCTCCGAAG gaTCTTTAAGGAGGCTCGGAAGGACAAAGGCCAGGACGATTTTCTGGGGAACGTGGTTCTGAGGTTGCag GACCTGCATTGCCGAGAGGATCAGTGGTATCCTCTGGAGCCCTGCACTGAGACCTACCCGGACCGTGGCCAGTGCCACCTCCAGTTCCAGTTCATCCACAAGCGG AGAGCCACCGTGGCCAGCCGCTCCCAGCCTAGCTACACTGTCCACCTCCACCTTCTGCAGCAGCTGGTATCCCATGAAGTCACCCAGCACCAG GCAGGCAATACTTCTTGGGATGCATCATTGAGTCCTCAGGCCACCACCATCCTCTTTCTCCATGCCACACAAAAGGACCTCTCTGACTTCCACCAGTCCATGGC GCAGTGGCTAGCCTACAGCCGTCTCTACCAGAGCCTGGAGTTCCCCAGCAACTGCCTGCTGCATCCCATCACCAGCATGGAGTACCAGTGGATCCGGGGCAGGCTCAAGGCCGAGCAG CAAGAGGAGCTGGCAAGCTCGTTCACCTCCCTTCTGGCTTATGGACTCTCCCTCATACGGAAGTTCCGCTCAGTCTTTCCGCTCTCTGTCTCCGACTCCCCAGCTCGACTGCAGTCTCTTCTCAG GGTCTTGGTGCAGATGTGCAAGATGAAGGCCTTCAGAGAACTGTGCCCAGACAATGACCCGCTACCCCAGCTGGTTTCTGAGGCCCTGCGG GCTGGCACAGTTGAGTGGTTCCACCTGAAGCAACAGCAGCACCAGTCCGTGGTTCAG GGCATGCTGGAGGCAGGCAAGGCCTTGCTGAGCTTGGTGCAGGATGTCATGGGAGACCTACACCAGTGTCGTCGCACATGGAACAAGATCTTTCACAA TGTCCTCAAGATTGACCTTTTCTCCATGGCTTTCCAGGAGCTGCAGTGGCTG GTAGCCAAGCGGGTGCAGGGCCACACGGAGGCAGTGGGCAGCTCCATGTCCCCGGAGATGGGGGAAAGTCTCTTCCAGCTCTATGTCTGCCTCAAGGAATTCTGTCAGTTGGGCCCGGTCTCCTCAGACAG TGATGGAGTCATGGCTCTGGATGGTTTCCACCTCTGGTTCCAGCCTGCCATCCCTTCCTGGCTGCAGAAGACCTACAGTGTCGCCCTGGAGCGGGTGCAGCGCGCAGTGCAGATGGACTCG CTGGTGCCCCTGGGTGAACTAACCAAGCACAGCACCTCTGCTGTGGATCTGTCCACCTGCTTTGCCCAGATCAGCCACACCGCCCGGCAGCTGGACTGGCCTGACCCAGAAGTGGCCTTTATGATCACGGTCAAGTTTGTGGAG GACACCTGCCGGCTGGCCCTGGTGTACTGCAGCCTTATAAAGGCTCGGGCTCGTGAGCTCTCTAAGGGTCAGAAGGACCAGAGTCAGGCAGCCAATATG CTGTGTGTAGTGGTGAATGACATGGAGCAGCTGCGGCTCGTGATTGGCAAGCTGCCCACTCAGCTGGCATGGGAAGCCCTGGAGCAGCGGGTTGGCGCTGTGCTGGAGCAGGGGCAGCTGCATAATACACTGCATGCCCAGCTGCAGGGCGCATTGGCTGGGTTGAACCATGAGATCCGTACCGGTGTCCGTACCTTGGCTGAGCAG CTGGAGGTGGGCATTGCCACACGCATCCAGAAACTCATGGGTGTCAAGGAATCTGTTCTGCCTGAGGAT GCCATTGTGCCACTGCTGAAGTTCCTGGAGGTGAAGCTTTGCTACATGAACACCAACCTGGTGCAGGAGAACTTCAGCAG CCTTCTGACCCTGCTCTGGACCCACACTCTCAAGGTGCTAGCGGAGGCAGCCGTCTCCCAGCGTAGCTCGTCCCTGGCCTCTAGCAGGCTGAAGGTTGCCCTGCAG AACCTGGAGATCTGCTTCCATGCTGAGGGTTGTGGTCTGCCACCAGAGGCCCTGCACACAGCtactttcaag GCTCTGCAGAAGGACCTGGAGCTGCAAGCAGCCTCCAGCCGGGAGCTCATCCAGAAGTACTTTCGTAGCCGAATCCAGCAGCAG GCTGAAACCTCCTCTGAGCAGCTGGGCGCAGTCACAATCAAGGCCTCCTACCGTGCCTCCGAGCAGAAGCTGCGTGTTGAGCTGCTCAGTGCCTCCAGCCTGCTGCCTCTGGACTCGAATG GATCCAGTGACCCCTTTGTCCAGCTAACCCTGGAGCCCAGGCATGAGTTTCCTGAGCTGGCCCCCCGGGAGACCCAGAAGCACAAGAAGGACCTTCACCCACTGTTTGATGAGACCTTTGAATT CCTGGTGCCTGCTGAGCCGTGCCGCAAGGATGGGGCATGTCTGCTGCTCACTGTGCTAGACCATGACACGTTGGGAGCAGATGACCTTGAAGGAGAGGCCTTCCTACCACTATGTAGGGTGCCCGGATTGACAGACTGTGAGGAGCCTGGAGAAGTACCTCAGATTCGACTGCCTCTCACATATCCTGTGCTCATTG GGGATCCAATCCTGCAGCTACTGGAGAGTCGGAAGGGTGATCGCGAGGCGCAGGCCTTTGTGAAACTGCGAAGGCAGCGAGCCAAGCAGGCCTTCCAGCACACCCCACGCCCCAGGCAGTAG